One part of the Salvelinus fontinalis isolate EN_2023a chromosome 4, ASM2944872v1, whole genome shotgun sequence genome encodes these proteins:
- the LOC129853483 gene encoding low molecular weight neuronal intermediate filament-like: MSYSGDVYSSSSYRKIFGDAPRSSGRMSVGSSPSRLSGGYRSSGSHRNYGSPSMVTSSGYRKAGAGRNFHSSMPDSMDLTQSTAVTNEMKIIRTNEKEQLQGLNDRFVSFIEKVHNLEQQNKVLEAEVTLLRQRHTEPSRLHDLYEQEIRELRARVEELTHEKSQMHLDCVQMNEMLDRVKEKLDEETRLREEAEGTLKSYRKDVDDATMSRLELEKKVESLLDEIAFLRKVHEEEQQELQASLQATQVSVEMDMRDGKPDLAVALKDIRAQYEVLSAKNQNQAEEWYRSKFASVNEAASRNQDQVKHSREELNEYRRQVQARSLEIEALRGHNEALERQMAEMEDRHSNEMGEMQETIQELESALRSTKGEMSRHLRDYQDLLNVKMALDIEIAAYRKLLEGEECRLSTVGGNILQSGYSGFSYSSSRSYALGSSAPYRMRGAKPEEPEKEEDEEEKEEEENEEEGEEGGDGEENGDENAVENGEGDEEEDEEEEDDVQKKKEEKGGAPSKSTKS; the protein is encoded by the exons ATGAGTTACTCCGGCGACGTCTACTCCAGCAGTTCCTATCGGAAGATCTTCGGGGATGCGCCCCGGAGCTCCGGCCGCATGTCGGTGGGCAGCAGCCCCTCTCGCCTGTCCGGTGGATACCGCTCCAGCGGCTCACACCGCAACTATGGCTCCCCATCCATGGTCACATCCTCCGGCTACCGTAAGGCGGGTGCCGGGCGCAACTTTCACTCCTCCATGCCCGACTCCATGGACTTGACCCAGTCCACGGCCGTCACCAACGAGATGAAAATCATCCGCACCAACGAGAAGGAGCAGCTCCAGGGCTTGAACGACCGCTTCGTCTCCTTCATTGAGAAGGTCCACAACCTGGAGCAGCAGAACAAGGTTCTGGAAGCCGAGGTGACTCTACTGCGCCAGCGCCACACAGAGCCCTCCCGTCTGCACGACTTGTACGAGCAGGAGATCCGGGAGCTGAGGGCGCGGGTCGAGGAGCTGACGCACGAAAAGAGCCAGATGCACCTGGACTGCGTGCAGATGAACGAGATGCTGGACCGCGTGAAGGAGAAGCTGGACGAGGAGACGAGGCTCCGCGAGGAGGCGGAGGGCACCCTGAAGAGCTACCGTAAGGACGTGGATGACGCCACGATGTCCCGACTCGAGCTGGAGAAGAAAGTCGAGTCACTGCTGGATGAGATCGCCTTCCTCAGGAAAGTGCACGAGGAGGAGCAGCAAGAGCTGCAGGCTTCCCTGCAAGCCACACAG GTTTCAGTGGAGATGGACATGAGGGATGGTAAACCCGACCTGGCCGTGGCCCTGAAGGACATCCGTGCCCAGTACGAGGTCCTGTCAGCCAAGAATCAGAACCAGGCCGAGGAGTGGTACCGCTCTAAGTTTGCCAGTGTGAACGAGGCGGCCTCCCGCAACCAGGACCAGGTGAAGCATAGCAGGGAAGAGCTAAATGAGTATCGCAGGCAGGTGCAGGCCCGCAGCCTGGAGATCGAGGCTCTCAGGGGCCACAACGAGGCCCTGGAGAGGCAGATGGCTGAGATGGAGGACCGCCATAGCAACGAGATGGGAGAGATGCAG GAGACCATCCAGGAGCTTGAGTCTGCCCTCCGCAGCACCAAGGGGGAGATGTCCCGTCACTTGCGTGACTACCAGGACCTGTTGAATGTCAAGATGGCCCTGGACATTGAGATCGCTGCTTACAG GAAGCTGCTGGAAGGTGAAGAGTGCCGTCTGAGTACAGTTGGCGGAAATATCTTGCAGTCAGGTTACTCTGGCTTCTCCTATTCGTCCAGCCGCTCCTACGCCCTGGGTTCCTCCGCCCCTTACAGGATGAGGGGAGCCAAGCCTGAGGAAccagagaaggaggaggatgaggaagagaaggaggaagaggagaatgaggaggaaggagaggagggaggggatggagaggagaatgGAGATGAGAATGCGGTGGAGaatggagagggagatgaggaggaagatgaggaagaggaggatgacgtTCAGAAGAAGAAGGAAGAGAAGGGGGGTGCTCCCAGCAAGAGCACCAAGAGCTAA